One Microbacterium keratanolyticum DNA window includes the following coding sequences:
- a CDS encoding metal ABC transporter ATP-binding protein — MTAAVEVADVSVRYGGVAALDGVTLAVEAGRVTGLIGMNGSGKSTLFKSITGVVKPGRGSVRIDGAAPALARRRGLLGYVPQSEDVDWTFPVSVRDVVMMGRYGRLGVLRSPRARDRAAVDEALERVELSDFAERQIGQLSGGQKKRAFVARALAQDARILLLDEPFAGVDKRSEGTIVPLLRELAADGRTVLVSTHDLHALPALADEAVLLRHRVLFHGSVREALRPERLAQAFGLDLALEEEAA, encoded by the coding sequence CGCCGCGCTCGACGGCGTGACGCTCGCGGTCGAGGCGGGACGCGTCACGGGGCTGATCGGCATGAACGGATCCGGCAAGTCGACGCTCTTCAAGAGCATCACGGGCGTCGTCAAGCCGGGGCGTGGCAGCGTGCGCATCGATGGTGCAGCGCCGGCACTCGCGCGCAGACGCGGACTTCTCGGGTATGTGCCGCAGAGCGAGGACGTGGACTGGACGTTTCCGGTCTCGGTGCGCGATGTCGTGATGATGGGGCGCTACGGGCGCCTCGGCGTGCTGCGCTCGCCGCGCGCGCGCGACCGCGCCGCCGTAGACGAGGCGCTTGAGCGGGTCGAACTGAGCGACTTCGCCGAGCGTCAGATCGGGCAGCTGTCGGGTGGGCAGAAGAAGCGCGCCTTCGTCGCACGGGCACTCGCCCAGGACGCGCGAATCCTGCTGCTCGATGAGCCCTTCGCGGGCGTCGACAAGAGATCCGAGGGCACGATCGTGCCGCTGTTGCGCGAACTCGCCGCCGACGGCCGCACTGTGCTCGTGTCCACGCACGACCTGCATGCCCTTCCCGCACTTGCCGACGAGGCGGTGCTCCTGCGTCATCGGGTGCTGTTCCACGGATCGGTGCGCGAGGCGCTGCGACCCGAGCGGCTCGCGCAGGCGTTCGGACTGGACCTTGCCCTTGAGGAGGAGGCGGCATGA
- a CDS encoding metal ABC transporter permease, translating into MTVIDILMEPLQYEFMTRALVTTVIAAVVCAVLSCWLVLVGWSLMGDAVSHAVLPGVVLAYVVGAPFALGALVFGVLAVVLIGAIRGTSRVKEDAAIGIVFTTLFALGLVLISVTPSQTDLNHIIFGNVLGVSVSDMVQIGVLAAIAFAALLIKRRDLTLYAFDPMHAFAIGLSPRFLGALLLGVLALTAVVALQVVGVILVVAMLIIPGATAYLLTDRFGRMLVIAPTVSALSCVVGIYLSYWIDAASGGLIVVVQGAVFFLTYLFSPRQGVIGRRIARRRASMSQAPHILVA; encoded by the coding sequence ATGACCGTGATCGACATTCTCATGGAGCCCCTGCAGTACGAGTTCATGACGCGTGCACTCGTGACGACCGTGATCGCCGCCGTCGTGTGCGCTGTGCTCTCCTGCTGGCTCGTGCTCGTCGGCTGGTCGCTCATGGGAGATGCGGTGTCGCACGCGGTGCTCCCCGGTGTCGTGCTGGCGTATGTCGTGGGGGCGCCTTTCGCGCTCGGTGCGCTCGTCTTCGGCGTGCTCGCGGTCGTGCTGATCGGGGCGATCCGCGGGACGAGCCGGGTCAAGGAGGATGCCGCGATCGGCATCGTCTTCACCACGCTGTTCGCGCTGGGGCTCGTGCTGATCTCGGTCACACCGAGTCAGACCGACCTCAACCACATCATCTTCGGCAATGTGCTCGGTGTGTCGGTGAGCGACATGGTGCAGATCGGGGTGCTCGCGGCGATCGCGTTCGCCGCTCTCCTGATCAAGCGGCGCGACCTCACCCTCTACGCCTTCGACCCCATGCACGCCTTCGCGATCGGGCTGTCCCCCAGGTTCCTCGGCGCGCTCCTCCTCGGGGTGCTCGCACTCACGGCCGTCGTCGCCCTGCAGGTGGTGGGCGTGATCCTCGTCGTCGCGATGCTCATCATCCCGGGCGCCACCGCGTATCTGCTCACCGACCGCTTCGGGCGGATGCTGGTGATCGCCCCGACTGTGTCCGCGCTGTCGTGCGTGGTCGGAATCTACCTGAGCTACTGGATCGACGCCGCGTCGGGCGGACTCATCGTGGTCGTGCAGGGGGCGGTGTTCTTCCTGACGTACCTGTTCAGTCCGCGCCAGGGCGTGATCGGGCGT